The following proteins are encoded in a genomic region of Cellulomonas sp. ES6:
- a CDS encoding PIN domain-containing protein — translation MRVYADGSALVRYLPGSEHHEDWLRWADRRGPDLLVTSLSLSELRAAVAEAPADVRALAHDVAEGLEVVRYHDQALRLASMTTGVLTPFAALHLGVAATHPDVTAFASYDRRLVAVAAIHGLEIVSPGLPPQWWV, via the coding sequence GTGCGGGTCTACGCCGACGGGTCGGCGCTCGTCCGCTACCTCCCGGGATCGGAGCACCACGAGGACTGGCTGAGGTGGGCGGACCGGCGCGGGCCCGATCTCCTCGTCACGTCGCTGTCCCTGAGCGAGCTGCGCGCCGCGGTCGCCGAGGCACCGGCGGACGTCCGCGCGCTCGCGCACGACGTCGCCGAGGGCCTCGAGGTGGTCCGGTACCACGACCAGGCGCTCAGGCTGGCCTCGATGACCACGGGCGTCCTGACGCCGTTCGCGGCGCTGCACCTGGGGGTCGCGGCCACCCACCCGGACGTGACCGCGTTCGCGTCGTACGACCGCCGGCTGGTCGCGGTCGCGGCGATCCACGGGCTGGAGATCGTGTCGCCCGGGCTGCCGCCGCAGTGGTGGGTCTGA
- a CDS encoding sensor histidine kinase produces the protein MLRRLGIRAKVLAVLAVPVLVLLLAAGYIAAQSVDEARTAATVRDIVATLPQYSRAAQALQQERTLSVQEASDSALGGNLTVSRSATDDAIAALGVALRSVDLSALDARVADAVTNASNQHTRLIEIRDRVDAGSIPPSLVDSNYTDIVRADNQVPVTVAETLSERSLASRMSAFGAVADTIEQVLRAQPVAADVIATDGADGAQVRELASLFAVQDQARDEARSITNTLRLPGLQLASRDADLTAMQLALESGNPETIAEVDPTRWNSLVNAELAVLRPVASDVLAAAGDRADTIATQAQEQALITGGVAAVAAALSILIALVVSRGIVVPLRRLTVAAGQVREELPRLVEQVAVPGETPDLTLANLPVESRDEVGRLAQAFNDVNATTIEVAREQAALRGSIAEMFVNVARRDQVLLGRQLAFIDSLERSEEDPATLANLFRLDHLATRMRRNAESLLVLAGIDSGRRLREAMPLSDVVRTASSEIEQYDRVQLDLGADPLMHGFNALAAAHLLAELLENATLFSEPGTPVQVATAVEDDHVVVRIADQGLGMAPDELSAANATIRSTSPTEALGAQRLGLYVVARLSQRLGARVRLERARSTASSGTLAVVEFPVALFTAHDPALAGGLAGPQRASGPGTGALPAAEPPVAVPVDLAALTDGATPTGLPRRRTPGASPDGAPAEQDVVLPAPAEATLSPEVAAEAGGWTPMVAPGGGPAALPSRGAALPTRGPAGATETPGAGEDPTAAERTPAAPRGGLFAGFRGRDALAAGGAPVAAGPGPDGPLPGATAAPAEEPSLREAPVPGWLTDVPEGDGAASAWPLPDTPAVADEPAAAAPPEPEPLVVPGLVPDDPALESQVWAGTAFAPPDPSRWSDETQVLPPQGTTPATTPARDDVPGAAWASGEGDVPGAAWDVETAWRSGEPGDAVAPGAGPGVPGPVAPEPFPPTTPDPVASDAVAPDAVAPDAVAPSPFAPSPFAPVALPPGEPAVDGAVPGAFLPGAFVPDGGAPAAGPVPAAEPPAEPPAAPPALPDFAELVRGDDPAPPAERPRRQRARRSFFSLRRRREAPPPPRPRPLLPRPPLPRPRPCRRRQRRRSPHRPRPRRPSPGGPPAARTPPRSPPPRSPPPRSSPPRSSRHRTPRHRSPATPRGPRPAQHPPRVAPRGCPPRAGTRSTRRPRTPRRPSVRSPSTRSSPRRRPSPTGTTRCCPPRGCPSRSPRPGPCRRPTCPPAPPTSSRRCPPWRPPWRSPTPTARPRGRSPPRPTTPDRSGAGLPARSRRPPPSRPRHPPASAARRGTSAPGRRPGRRRARAARRPRPGRPPRRRRRPSRLPAPRAPASRAAWTRRPPRCSPCEPTSRSRR, from the coding sequence ATGCTGCGCAGGCTCGGCATCCGCGCCAAGGTGCTGGCGGTCCTCGCGGTGCCCGTGCTCGTCCTGCTGCTCGCCGCGGGGTACATCGCCGCGCAGTCCGTCGACGAGGCCCGCACCGCGGCGACCGTCCGCGACATCGTGGCCACCCTGCCGCAGTACTCCCGCGCGGCCCAGGCGCTGCAGCAGGAGCGCACCCTGTCCGTGCAGGAGGCCAGCGACAGCGCGCTCGGCGGCAACCTCACCGTGTCGCGCTCCGCGACGGACGACGCGATCGCGGCCCTGGGCGTCGCGCTGCGGTCGGTCGACCTGTCGGCGCTGGACGCCCGCGTGGCCGACGCGGTGACGAACGCCAGCAACCAGCACACCCGCCTCATCGAGATCCGCGACCGCGTGGACGCCGGCTCCATCCCGCCGTCGCTGGTCGACAGCAACTACACCGACATCGTCCGGGCGGACAACCAGGTGCCCGTCACGGTGGCGGAGACGCTCTCCGAGCGGTCCCTGGCGAGCCGCATGTCGGCGTTCGGCGCGGTCGCCGACACGATCGAGCAGGTGCTGCGCGCCCAGCCGGTCGCCGCCGACGTGATCGCGACCGACGGCGCCGACGGCGCACAGGTGCGCGAGCTCGCCTCCCTGTTCGCCGTGCAGGACCAGGCGCGCGACGAGGCGCGGTCGATCACGAACACCCTGCGCCTGCCCGGCCTGCAGCTCGCCTCGCGCGACGCCGACCTCACGGCGATGCAGCTCGCCCTGGAGTCCGGCAACCCCGAGACGATCGCCGAGGTCGACCCCACCCGGTGGAACTCGCTGGTGAACGCCGAGCTCGCGGTGCTGCGCCCCGTGGCGTCGGACGTGCTGGCCGCCGCGGGCGACCGCGCCGACACCATCGCGACGCAGGCCCAGGAGCAGGCCCTCATCACCGGCGGCGTCGCGGCCGTCGCGGCGGCGCTGTCCATCCTCATCGCGCTCGTCGTCTCCCGCGGCATCGTCGTCCCGCTGCGGCGCCTCACCGTCGCGGCCGGTCAGGTCCGCGAGGAGCTGCCGCGCCTCGTCGAGCAGGTGGCGGTGCCCGGTGAGACCCCCGACCTGACGCTGGCGAACCTGCCCGTGGAGTCGCGGGACGAGGTCGGGCGGCTCGCGCAGGCCTTCAACGACGTCAACGCCACCACCATCGAGGTCGCCCGCGAGCAGGCGGCGCTGCGCGGGTCGATCGCGGAGATGTTCGTCAACGTCGCCCGCCGCGACCAGGTGCTGCTCGGTCGCCAGCTCGCGTTCATCGACTCCCTCGAGCGCTCGGAGGAGGACCCGGCGACGCTGGCGAACCTGTTCCGGCTCGACCACCTCGCCACCCGCATGCGCCGCAACGCCGAGTCGCTGCTCGTGCTCGCCGGCATCGACTCCGGCCGCCGCCTGCGCGAGGCGATGCCGCTGTCGGACGTGGTCCGCACCGCGTCGTCCGAGATCGAGCAGTACGACCGCGTGCAGCTCGACCTCGGCGCCGACCCCCTGATGCACGGCTTCAACGCCCTGGCCGCCGCGCACCTGCTCGCGGAGCTGCTCGAGAACGCCACCCTGTTCTCGGAGCCCGGCACGCCGGTGCAGGTCGCCACGGCCGTCGAGGACGACCACGTGGTGGTGCGCATCGCCGACCAGGGCCTCGGCATGGCCCCCGACGAGCTGTCCGCGGCGAACGCCACCATCCGGTCGACGTCGCCCACCGAGGCGCTCGGCGCCCAGCGGCTCGGCCTGTACGTGGTCGCCCGGCTGTCGCAGCGCCTCGGCGCGCGCGTCCGGCTGGAGCGGGCCCGGTCGACCGCGTCGTCCGGCACCCTCGCCGTCGTCGAGTTCCCCGTCGCGCTGTTCACGGCCCACGACCCGGCGCTCGCCGGCGGGCTCGCCGGGCCGCAGCGCGCCTCCGGCCCCGGGACGGGCGCGCTGCCCGCCGCCGAACCGCCCGTCGCCGTGCCCGTCGACCTCGCCGCGCTGACGGACGGCGCCACGCCGACGGGACTGCCGCGCCGCCGCACGCCCGGGGCGTCGCCCGACGGGGCGCCGGCCGAGCAGGACGTGGTGCTGCCCGCGCCCGCCGAGGCGACCCTGTCCCCCGAGGTGGCCGCCGAGGCGGGCGGCTGGACGCCGATGGTCGCACCGGGCGGGGGGCCGGCCGCGCTCCCCAGCCGCGGTGCGGCGCTGCCGACCCGCGGCCCCGCGGGGGCCACCGAGACCCCCGGCGCCGGCGAGGACCCGACGGCCGCGGAGCGGACGCCCGCGGCCCCGCGCGGCGGCCTGTTCGCCGGCTTCCGCGGACGCGACGCGCTCGCCGCCGGCGGTGCGCCGGTCGCCGCCGGTCCCGGCCCGGACGGACCCCTGCCCGGCGCGACCGCGGCGCCCGCCGAGGAGCCGTCCCTCCGGGAGGCCCCGGTCCCCGGGTGGCTCACGGACGTGCCGGAGGGCGACGGTGCGGCGTCCGCGTGGCCGCTGCCCGACACCCCCGCGGTGGCGGACGAGCCCGCTGCCGCCGCCCCCCCGGAGCCGGAGCCGCTCGTGGTCCCCGGCCTCGTGCCCGACGACCCCGCGCTCGAGTCGCAGGTCTGGGCCGGGACGGCGTTCGCGCCGCCGGACCCGTCGCGCTGGTCCGACGAGACGCAGGTCCTCCCGCCGCAGGGCACCACCCCCGCGACGACGCCGGCCCGGGACGACGTGCCCGGCGCCGCGTGGGCGTCGGGCGAGGGCGACGTGCCCGGCGCCGCGTGGGACGTCGAGACCGCCTGGCGGTCGGGGGAGCCCGGGGACGCCGTGGCCCCCGGAGCGGGTCCCGGCGTGCCGGGGCCGGTCGCGCCGGAGCCGTTCCCGCCGACCACGCCGGACCCGGTGGCGTCGGACGCGGTCGCGCCGGACGCGGTCGCGCCGGACGCGGTCGCGCCGAGCCCGTTCGCGCCGAGCCCGTTCGCGCCGGTTGCCCTCCCGCCGGGCGAGCCCGCGGTGGACGGCGCGGTGCCGGGTGCGTTCCTGCCGGGTGCGTTCGTCCCGGACGGCGGCGCCCCTGCGGCCGGGCCGGTGCCCGCCGCCGAGCCGCCCGCCGAGCCGCCCGCCGCGCCGCCTGCCCTCCCCGACTTCGCGGAGCTCGTGCGCGGCGACGACCCGGCCCCGCCCGCCGAGCGGCCGCGCCGGCAGCGCGCCCGGCGCTCGTTCTTCTCGCTGCGCCGCCGGCGGGAGGCACCCCCGCCGCCCCGGCCGCGCCCGCTGCTGCCGCGCCCGCCCCTGCCGCGTCCCCGGCCGTGCCGGCGCCGGCAGCGCCGGCGCTCTCCGCACCGGCCGCGTCCCCGGCGGCCCTCGCCCGGCGGTCCGCCCGCGGCGCGCACGCCGCCCCGGAGCCCACCGCCCCGGAGCCCACCGCCGCGCAGCTCCCCGCCCCGCAGCTCCCGGCACCGCACCCCCCGGCACCGCAGCCCGGCGACCCCACGGGGGCCGCGCCCGGCGCAGCACCCGCCCCGGGTGGCGCCGCGTGGCTGCCCGCCGCGGGCTGGCACCCGCTCGACACGCCGGCCCCGGACGCCGCGGCGCCCGTCGGTGCGTTCCCCGTCGACCCGTTCCTCGCCCCGCCGGCGCCCGTCGCCGACGGGCACGACGCGGTGCTGCCCGCCCCGGGGGTGCCCGAGCCGTTCGCCCCGGCCGGGCCCGTGCCGGCGCCCGACCTGTCCGCCGGCTCCGCCGACCTCGTCCCGCCGCTGTCCGCCCTGGCGCCCGCCGTGGCGCAGTCCGACGCCGACGGCGAGGCCGCGTGGTCGGTCGCCCCCCCGGCCGACGACGCCGGACCGCTCCGGCGCCGGACTCCCGGCGCGGTCCCGCCGCCCGCCCCCGAGCCGGCCGCGGCACCCGCCGGCGAGCGCCGCCCGCCGCGGGACATCAGCACCTGGGCGTCGGCCTGGTCGCCGCAGGGCCCGGGCGGCCCGCAGGCCACGTCCTGGCCGGCCCCCGCGCAGGCGACGGCGTCCGAGCCGGCTGCCGGCGCCGAGGGCGCCCGCCAGCCGGGCGGCATGGACCCGGAGGCCGCCGCGATGCTCGCCCTGCGAGCCGACATCCAGGAGCAGGCGTTGA
- a CDS encoding roadblock/LC7 domain-containing protein, which translates to MTTLSTEAANFGWLLDNFVRTVPGTQHTLVVSADGLLMAMSEQLDRTSGDQLAAIVAGMSSLTRGAARQLRAGDVRQAIVEMDNLFLFLMSVSNGSVLAVVADATCDVGLIGYEMAMLVSRTEATLTPQLISEMRGSLPVDGATRAPTV; encoded by the coding sequence GTGACCACCCTCAGCACCGAGGCCGCCAACTTCGGCTGGCTGCTGGACAACTTCGTCCGGACCGTGCCCGGCACCCAGCACACGCTCGTGGTGTCGGCGGACGGCCTGCTCATGGCGATGTCCGAGCAGCTCGACCGCACCAGCGGCGACCAGCTCGCCGCGATCGTCGCCGGCATGTCCAGCCTGACCCGCGGCGCCGCCCGCCAGCTCCGCGCCGGGGACGTCCGGCAGGCCATCGTCGAGATGGACAACCTGTTCCTGTTCCTCATGAGCGTCTCGAACGGCTCCGTGCTCGCCGTCGTGGCGGACGCCACGTGCGACGTCGGCCTGATCGGGTACGAGATGGCCATGCTCGTGTCGCGCACCGAGGCGACGCTCACGCCGCAGCTCATCTCCGAGATGCGCGGCAGCCTGCCCGTCGACGGCGCGACCCGCGCTCCGACCGTGTGA
- a CDS encoding LacI family DNA-binding transcriptional regulator — protein sequence MRTAVATISDVARVAGVSISTVSAALSGKRHVASDTRSRIEAVARTMGYHPNAGARMLAGTRAQMLALSAPLHADTSTPAHMRFVLAVTTAARAHGYDTLLLVEDEAAAGIERVSASALADGIVVMDVDARDRRADQLRSGRYPAVFLGVPDDPTGLRCVDLDFAAAARLCLDRLAGLGHRAVGLVGQPEVTYERGTNYARVFRDAFVAHAAATGLRCEVVTPEPGRLGADAALPRLRRLLPDVSAVVLNASELTTHRFVRSCLEAGLRIPGDLSLVVAGASFDTSDDDVPLDTVPLPAATMGARAVQLLVDRIEGASEPVVERLAPTYVERGSVAAPDAA from the coding sequence ATGAGGACAGCAGTGGCCACGATCAGCGACGTCGCCCGGGTCGCCGGGGTGTCGATCAGCACCGTCTCGGCGGCGCTGAGCGGCAAGCGGCACGTGGCCAGCGACACCCGCAGCCGCATCGAGGCCGTGGCCCGCACGATGGGCTACCACCCCAACGCCGGTGCCCGGATGCTCGCGGGGACGCGCGCCCAGATGCTCGCCCTGTCGGCCCCGCTGCACGCCGACACCTCGACCCCCGCGCACATGCGCTTCGTGCTCGCCGTCACGACGGCCGCCCGGGCGCACGGCTACGACACGCTGCTGCTGGTCGAGGACGAGGCGGCGGCCGGCATCGAGCGGGTCAGCGCGAGCGCGCTCGCCGACGGCATCGTCGTCATGGACGTCGACGCGCGCGACCGCCGGGCCGACCAGCTGCGGTCCGGCCGGTACCCCGCGGTGTTCCTCGGCGTCCCGGACGACCCGACGGGCCTGCGGTGCGTCGACCTGGACTTCGCGGCGGCCGCGCGCCTGTGCCTGGACCGGCTGGCCGGCCTGGGGCACCGCGCGGTGGGCCTGGTGGGTCAGCCGGAGGTCACGTACGAGCGCGGGACGAACTACGCGCGGGTCTTCCGTGACGCCTTCGTGGCGCACGCGGCGGCGACCGGGCTGCGGTGCGAGGTCGTGACGCCCGAGCCGGGACGCCTCGGCGCGGACGCCGCGCTGCCCCGGCTGCGCCGGCTCCTGCCGGACGTCAGCGCGGTCGTGCTCAACGCGAGCGAGCTGACGACGCACCGGTTCGTGCGGTCCTGCCTCGAGGCCGGGCTGCGCATCCCGGGCGACCTGTCGCTCGTCGTCGCGGGCGCGAGCTTCGACACCAGCGACGACGACGTCCCGCTGGACACCGTGCCGCTGCCGGCGGCGACCATGGGCGCGCGCGCCGTGCAGCTGCTGGTCGACCGCATCGAGGGGGCGAGCGAGCCGGTCGTCGAGCGGCTCGCCCCGACCTACGTCGAGCGCGGCTCGGTCGCGGCGCCGGACGCCGCCTAG
- a CDS encoding NAD(P)H-quinone oxidoreductase — translation MRVVEVVRPGGPEQLAVADRPDPVPGPGEVLVRTAAAGVNRADVLQRQGHYPPPAGAPDWPGLEISGEVAGHGPGVDAAAWPLGARVAALLPGGGYATAAAVNAGLLLPVPDGIDLVDAAGLPEAVCTAWSNLVDAGRLRAGDTLLVQGGSGGVGSVAVQLGAALGAHVVATAGGPGRAARCRELGARTVVDHRTADVAAAVREATDGHGADVVLDVLGAGGLATNLAALATGGRLVVIGTQRGTRGEIDLGLLLARRASVIGTTLRSRPLAERTRIVADVRAHAWPLLADGRLRPVVHARLPLERAGDAHRLLDSGEVFGKVVLTT, via the coding sequence GTGCGCGTCGTCGAGGTCGTCCGTCCGGGTGGTCCGGAGCAGCTCGCGGTCGCGGACCGCCCCGACCCGGTGCCCGGCCCGGGCGAGGTGCTGGTCCGCACCGCCGCCGCGGGCGTGAACCGCGCGGACGTCCTGCAGCGGCAGGGGCACTACCCGCCGCCCGCCGGCGCGCCCGACTGGCCGGGGCTCGAGATCTCCGGCGAGGTCGCCGGTCACGGCCCGGGCGTCGACGCCGCCGCCTGGCCGCTCGGCGCCCGGGTCGCCGCCCTGCTGCCCGGTGGCGGGTACGCCACGGCCGCGGCGGTGAACGCCGGCCTGCTGCTGCCCGTGCCGGACGGGATCGACCTCGTCGACGCCGCCGGGCTGCCGGAGGCGGTGTGCACCGCCTGGTCGAACCTCGTGGACGCGGGGCGGCTGCGCGCCGGCGACACGCTGCTGGTGCAGGGCGGCTCCGGGGGCGTCGGGTCGGTGGCGGTCCAGCTCGGGGCGGCGCTCGGGGCGCACGTCGTGGCCACGGCGGGCGGGCCCGGGCGCGCGGCCCGCTGCCGGGAGCTCGGCGCCCGCACGGTCGTCGACCACCGCACCGCCGACGTCGCCGCCGCGGTCCGGGAGGCCACGGACGGCCACGGCGCGGACGTCGTGCTGGACGTGCTCGGCGCCGGCGGCCTCGCGACGAACCTCGCGGCGCTCGCGACGGGCGGGCGCCTGGTCGTCATCGGCACGCAGCGCGGGACGCGCGGGGAGATCGACCTGGGGCTGCTCCTCGCCCGGCGGGCCAGCGTCATCGGCACGACGCTGCGGTCCCGCCCGCTCGCCGAGCGGACCCGGATCGTCGCGGACGTCCGCGCGCACGCCTGGCCCCTGCTCGCGGACGGCCGGCTCCGGCCGGTGGTCCACGCCCGGCTGCCGCTGGAGCGGGCCGGGGACGCGCACCGGCTGCTCGACTCGGGCGAGGTCTTCGGCAAGGTCGTGCTCACGACCTGA
- a CDS encoding DUF742 domain-containing protein: protein MSESEFETRTVRPYALTGGRVRSDRSDYPLEALVELLPDGVAGQGLTPEKRAILQHASHGYISVAELSALLHLPIGVIRVVVSDLVDAGYVRVHASDPVEVRTGQSPALSLSVLESVLNGISAL from the coding sequence ATGAGCGAGAGCGAGTTCGAGACCCGGACGGTGCGCCCGTACGCCCTCACCGGCGGCCGGGTGCGCTCCGACCGGTCCGACTACCCCCTCGAGGCGCTGGTCGAGCTGCTCCCCGACGGGGTGGCCGGGCAGGGCCTGACGCCGGAGAAGCGCGCGATCCTCCAGCACGCCTCCCACGGCTACATCTCGGTCGCGGAGCTGTCCGCGCTGCTGCACCTGCCGATCGGCGTGATCCGCGTGGTGGTGTCCGACCTGGTCGACGCCGGCTACGTCCGTGTCCACGCCTCCGACCCGGTCGAGGTCCGCACCGGGCAGTCGCCCGCCCTGTCCCTCAGCGTCCTGGAGAGTGTTCTCAATGGCATTTCCGCCCTCTGA
- a CDS encoding SDR family oxidoreductase — MTTLDLTGRTALVTGSTQGIGAAIAAGLARAGARVAVNGRSGASVAAAVDRLAAEGAGQLVAAPGDVTTQEGVDAVRAVVPHVDVLVNNLGVFEARPALEIDDDEWRRYFEVNVLSAVRLIRTYLPGMTAAGWGRVLSIASDSAVVIPAEMIHYGTSKTALLAVTRGFAKEAAGAGVTVNSVIAGPTRTGGVEDFVYSLVDRDLPWDDAQREFMRRYRPQSLIQRLIEPEEIANLVVYLASPLASATTGGALRVDGGYVDAILP; from the coding sequence ATGACCACGCTCGACCTGACCGGGCGCACGGCGCTCGTGACCGGATCCACCCAGGGCATCGGCGCGGCGATCGCCGCGGGCCTGGCGCGCGCCGGCGCCCGGGTCGCCGTCAACGGCCGCTCCGGGGCGTCCGTCGCCGCCGCCGTCGACCGCCTCGCCGCCGAGGGCGCCGGGCAGCTCGTCGCCGCGCCCGGGGACGTCACGACGCAGGAGGGGGTCGACGCGGTCCGCGCCGTCGTCCCGCACGTCGACGTCCTGGTCAACAACCTCGGCGTCTTCGAGGCCCGGCCGGCGCTCGAGATCGACGACGACGAGTGGCGCCGGTACTTCGAGGTCAACGTGCTGTCCGCCGTGCGGCTGATCCGCACCTACCTGCCGGGCATGACCGCCGCCGGCTGGGGCCGGGTGCTGAGCATCGCGTCCGACTCCGCCGTCGTGATCCCCGCCGAGATGATCCACTACGGCACGTCGAAGACGGCGCTGCTCGCCGTCACCCGCGGCTTCGCCAAGGAGGCCGCGGGCGCCGGCGTCACCGTCAACTCCGTCATCGCCGGCCCGACCCGCACCGGCGGCGTCGAGGACTTCGTGTACTCCCTGGTGGACCGCGACCTGCCGTGGGACGACGCCCAGCGGGAGTTCATGCGGCGGTACCGGCCGCAGTCGCTGATCCAGCGCCTCATCGAGCCGGAGGAGATCGCGAACCTCGTCGTGTACCTGGCGTCGCCGCTCGCGTCCGCGACCACCGGCGGGGCGCTGCGCGTGGACGGCGGCTACGTCGACGCGATCCTGCCCTGA
- a CDS encoding ATP/GTP-binding protein → MAFPPSDAAPALSSTVPTARQAGAAGTLGAAPTVVKIVVAGGFAVGKTTFIGSISDIEPLNTEAAMTEHSVGVDDAGGVSDRKTSTTVAMDFGRIALPGSLWLYLFGTPGQDRFLFMWDDLVRGAIGAVVLVDTDRLDQCFPAVDYFESRGIPFVVGVNCFDGIAKHRLEDVREALAIPAHVPVLYTDARSRTATKQTLIALVQLAMERLRGA, encoded by the coding sequence ATGGCATTTCCGCCCTCTGACGCCGCCCCGGCGCTGTCGTCCACGGTGCCGACCGCCCGGCAGGCCGGTGCCGCCGGCACGCTCGGGGCCGCGCCCACCGTCGTGAAGATCGTCGTGGCCGGCGGGTTCGCGGTCGGCAAGACCACGTTCATCGGGTCCATCTCGGACATCGAGCCGCTCAACACCGAGGCCGCGATGACCGAGCACTCCGTCGGCGTGGACGACGCCGGAGGCGTGTCCGACCGCAAGACGTCGACGACCGTGGCCATGGACTTCGGCCGCATCGCCCTGCCCGGGTCGCTCTGGCTGTACCTGTTCGGCACGCCCGGGCAGGACCGGTTCCTGTTCATGTGGGACGACCTGGTGCGGGGTGCGATCGGCGCCGTCGTGCTGGTCGACACGGACCGGCTCGACCAGTGCTTCCCGGCGGTCGACTACTTCGAGTCCCGCGGCATCCCGTTCGTCGTGGGGGTCAACTGCTTCGACGGCATCGCCAAGCACCGGCTGGAGGACGTCCGCGAGGCGCTCGCCATCCCGGCGCACGTGCCGGTGCTCTACACGGACGCCCGCTCGCGGACGGCCACGAAGCAGACCCTCATCGCCCTGGTGCAGCTCGCGATGGAGCGGCTCCGGGGCGCGTGA
- a CDS encoding beta-galactosidase encodes MTEDNELVYGGDYNPDQWPRETWDEDIRLMRQAHVNRVTLGVFSWSSLEPREGEYEVEWLDTIMDKLADAGIGVVLATPTASPPPWFSLAHPEALPVRPDGVRLVHGSRDTYNPAAPAYREAAVRITRMLAERYGQHPALRMWHLHNEYGTVSHGPVSDEAFRVWLRARYGTLEALNAAWWTAFWSQGYGAWEEILTPRATQYLPNPAHVLDFKRFSADLLRDCLRDQVEVVRAVTPDVPVTTNFMLPSWHHYDEWDLAAEIDTVSIDHYPAARDVEGEVHAAFGADLARSFNGGRPWTLMEQATSTVYDYAAGRIFAKEPGRLERNTMQYLARGATGSLFFQWRNGRGGAEMFHSPMVPHTGPDSRVFREICDLGATLGRLGELAAPPADGGPVNRNRVAFVWDSTAWWSSETRAMPTDDLSFLDAVRAAHRALWWEGIGCDAVRLGDDLSAYDVVLVPSKLAVSDDEAQALRRFVEQGGTAVVWYFAGSTDEHLRVRQGSFSGAFADLLGIRVEELHPLAPGETVTLDDGSTGDCWSQLVQLRGAEALAHVTGGVLDGVPAITRHDVGAGAAYHVGTRLEPGALRRLLADVVARAGVTRDHPAAGDGLEVVRRHAGPGTYLLAVNHDEVPRALTVDGHDLIADRPVAGEVVLAPGAHLVLRETARTPLPARPVDPVQPTP; translated from the coding sequence GTGACCGAGGACAACGAGCTGGTCTACGGCGGGGACTACAACCCCGACCAGTGGCCGCGGGAGACCTGGGACGAGGACATCCGCCTCATGCGCCAGGCCCACGTGAACCGGGTGACCCTCGGCGTCTTCTCCTGGTCGAGCCTCGAGCCGCGCGAGGGCGAGTACGAGGTCGAGTGGCTCGACACGATCATGGACAAGCTGGCGGACGCCGGCATCGGGGTCGTGCTCGCCACCCCCACCGCGTCACCGCCGCCGTGGTTCTCGCTCGCGCACCCCGAGGCGCTGCCCGTCCGCCCCGACGGCGTGCGCCTGGTGCACGGCAGCCGGGACACCTACAACCCCGCCGCGCCGGCGTACCGCGAGGCCGCCGTGCGGATCACGCGCATGCTCGCCGAGCGGTACGGGCAGCACCCGGCGCTGCGGATGTGGCACCTGCACAACGAGTACGGCACCGTCTCGCACGGGCCGGTGAGCGACGAGGCGTTCCGGGTCTGGCTGCGCGCGCGGTACGGCACGCTCGAGGCGCTGAACGCGGCGTGGTGGACGGCGTTCTGGTCGCAGGGCTACGGCGCCTGGGAGGAGATCCTCACCCCGCGCGCCACGCAGTACCTGCCGAACCCGGCGCACGTGCTCGACTTCAAGCGGTTCTCGGCCGACCTGCTGCGCGACTGCCTGCGCGACCAGGTGGAGGTGGTCCGCGCCGTCACGCCCGACGTGCCGGTCACCACCAACTTCATGCTCCCGTCGTGGCACCACTACGACGAGTGGGACCTCGCCGCCGAGATCGACACGGTGTCGATCGACCACTACCCGGCCGCGCGGGACGTGGAGGGCGAGGTGCACGCCGCGTTCGGCGCGGACCTGGCGCGCTCGTTCAACGGCGGCCGCCCGTGGACGCTCATGGAGCAGGCCACGAGCACGGTCTACGACTACGCGGCCGGCCGCATCTTCGCCAAGGAGCCCGGCCGCCTCGAGCGGAACACGATGCAGTACCTGGCCCGCGGGGCGACCGGCAGCCTGTTCTTCCAGTGGCGCAACGGGCGCGGCGGCGCCGAGATGTTCCACTCGCCGATGGTGCCGCACACCGGGCCCGACTCCCGGGTGTTCCGCGAGATCTGCGACCTCGGCGCCACGCTCGGCCGGCTCGGCGAGCTCGCGGCCCCGCCCGCGGACGGCGGGCCGGTCAACCGGAACCGCGTCGCGTTCGTGTGGGACTCGACGGCCTGGTGGTCCTCCGAGACGCGCGCCATGCCGACAGACGACCTGAGCTTCCTGGACGCCGTGCGGGCCGCCCACCGCGCGCTGTGGTGGGAGGGCATCGGCTGCGACGCCGTCCGCCTGGGCGACGACCTGAGCGCGTACGACGTCGTGCTGGTGCCGAGCAAGCTCGCCGTGAGCGACGACGAGGCGCAGGCGCTGCGCCGCTTCGTCGAGCAGGGCGGCACGGCCGTCGTCTGGTACTTCGCGGGCTCCACCGACGAGCACCTGCGCGTGCGCCAGGGCTCCTTCAGCGGGGCGTTCGCCGACCTGCTGGGCATCCGGGTGGAGGAGCTCCACCCGCTCGCCCCCGGGGAGACCGTCACGCTCGACGACGGGTCCACCGGCGACTGCTGGTCGCAGCTCGTGCAGCTGCGCGGCGCCGAGGCGCTCGCCCACGTGACCGGGGGCGTGCTCGACGGGGTCCCCGCGATCACCCGCCACGACGTCGGCGCCGGTGCGGCGTACCACGTCGGCACCCGCCTGGAGCCGGGGGCCCTGCGCCGGCTGCTGGCCGACGTCGTCGCGCGCGCCGGCGTCACGCGCGACCACCCCGCGGCGGGTGACGGCCTCGAGGTCGTGCGGCGCCACGCCGGACCCGGCACCTACCTCCTCGCCGTCAACCACGACGAGGTCCCGCGTGCGCTCACGGTCGACGGGCACGACCTGATCGCCGACCGTCCCGTCGCCGGCGAGGTCGTCCTCGCCCCCGGCGCGCACCTCGTGCTGCGGGAGACCGCGCGCACGCCCCTCCCAGCCCGGCCGGTCGACCCCGTCCAGCCGACCCCCTGA